CCGAGCGCCGGGCAGTGACGCTGGGCCGCAGTGCGGAGATTAACCCTGAGGCGGTAATCTATCTGAACCGGCTGTCCGACTATTTCTTCGCCCTGGCCCGCGCCGCCAACACCCGGCTGGAGATTGCTGAAGTAGAATATCTGCGCAGCAAAAAGGTGTTCCGGAACAAATGACCAGCTATTATCCGCCCATCTCCTATATAGTGCCGCCGTCCGAGGACGGCTGGCTGCTCAAAACCATTCTGCAAAAGCGGATGGAAGTCTCCCGCAAGCTGCTCTCCCGGCTCAAAATGACAGACCTCGGCATTACCCTGAACGGAGAGCGTGTCTATATCAGCGTCAAGGTGAACAGCGGGGATCAGGTCCAGATCCGAATGGAGGAGGAGACGTCAGAGGATATTTTGCCGCAGCCGATTCCCTTCGAGATTCTGTATGAGGACGGGCATCTGCTTGTGGTCAGCAAGGCCGCAGGAATGATCGTCCATCCGACCCACGGCCATTATACCGAGACCCTGGCGAACGGTGTGGTCCATTACTGGGCAGAGAAGGGCGAGCGGGTCCGCTTCCGCCCCGTACACCGGCTGGATCAGGAGACCTCCGGGGTGCTGGTGATTGCTAAGAATCCGTACAGCCACCAGCACATCTCCGAGCAGATGATTGCCGGAACGGTGGACAAGCGGTATACCGCGTTCGTGCACGGTGTTCCTGCTCTGCCCAGCGGCGATATCGACGGCCCGATCGACCGCGACCCGCTGGAGCCGCACCGGCGGATCGTGACGCCGGACGGCTATCCCTCCTTGACCCGGTATGAGGTCAAGGAGGTCTATGGCAGCGCCGCTTCACGCGTCGAGCTGAAGCTGGAGAGCGGGCGCACCCACCAGATCCGGGTGCATATGGGGTCGGTCGGCTGCCCGCTGATCGGTGACGGGATGTACAGTCACCCGCTGTATGGGCAGGCGGCTGGCAGCCGGGCGGAGGCGGCAGCGCCGGGCGGGGAGCGGCGTGCGGGAGAGTCGGCGGTGACCGTAGGCGGCGAGAAGCAGCAGGTGAAAGAGCTGGCGGTGACCGCAGACGGTGCGGCGCTGTCGCCGGACGACGCCGCCCGGCTCGCGCAGATCGCGGAGCTGGACGCGGCCATTCCGCGCCAGGCGCTGCATGCGGTGCGGCTGGCCTTCCGGCATCCGGTGACACATGCCGAGCTGGTGTTCGAGGCTCCGCTGCCGCCGGATATGGCGCTGCTGCAGGAGAAGCTCCGGCAGTCGGCGCGGTAAGTAAGCGCCGGATATGTTCTGGCCGCAGCTGCCATCTGCAGCAGCATGCAACATTTTACATGTACTTTATATTTTTATATAGAAGGAGAAGCCGATGAGTGACCTCAAGGTATATCAATATCCGAAATGCAGCACCTGCCGCAGCGCAGTGAAATGGCTGAAGGAAGCAGGGCATGAGCTGGAGCTGCAGCATATCGCAGAGCAGCCGCCAACCGTGGAGGAGCTGCGCGAACTGGTGAAGCACAGCGGGCTGCCGCTGAAGAAGTTTTTTAATACGAGTGGTGAGGTCTACCGGGAGCTTGGCCTGAAGGACAAGCTTGCAGACTTAAGCGAAGACGAGCAGCTCGCGCTGCTGTCCGCACATGGGATGCTGATTAAGCGTCCGGTAGTCACTGATGGCAAGAAGGTCACCGTAGGCTACAAGGAAGACCAGTACGCTGAAGCTTGGAGCAACGCCTAAATTAAGGAATACAAGGAGAGGTTACACATGAGCACAGCAACAGAAATGAAGGGCCGGGTCATGATCGTCGATGGAATGGCTCTGCTGTTCCGCGCTTTTTATGCTACCTCTTATGGTGGATATATCCGCAAGACCCGCGCCGGGCTGCCGACGAATGCGGTGTATGGATTTTTGCAGTATTTTTTCGACGCGGTGAGTACGTTTGAGCCTTCACATGTGGTCTGCTGCTGGGATATGGGCAAGGGCACGTTCCGCTCGGAGAAGTATGACGGGTACAAGGCGAACCGCATTGACGCGCCGCTGGAGCTGATCCCGCAGTTCGACCTCGTGAAGGAGGTTGTGGCGGAGCTGGGTGTGCCGAATATCGGCCTGGTGGGGTACGAGGCAGATGACTGCATCGGTACACTGGCTTCGTGCTACAGCGGGGAGTCGGAGGTCTATATTCTAACGGGGGACCACGACATGCTTCAGCTGGTGAATGACAGCGTCAAGGTCGTGATTATGAAAAAAGGCCGCTCCAACTATAAATTGTATGATCCGGCTGAGCTTTTGGCAGAACGGGGCCTTACTCCTGCGCAGGTGATCGACTTGAAGGGCTTCATGGGCGACACCAGCGATAATTATCCCGGCGTGAAGGGCATAGGCGAGAAGACCGCCACCAAGCTGCTGACGGAATACGGCACGGTGGAAGGGGTCATTGAGAACCTGCATCTGCTGCCTAAGGGCGTACGCGCCAAGATTGAAGCGGATCTCGACATGCTGCATCTCTCCAGGGAGCTGGCGGAGATCCGCTGCGATGTGCCCGTAGTCTGCGAGCTGGCCGAATGTCTCTGGGAGCTGCAGCGGGATACGGCGGCACGCAAGTTCCAGGAGCTGGAGTTCGGCAGCCTGATGCATCTGATCGGCGGAATCGCCGAGGTGCGGGATGACCGGGGGATCGTGCAGATTGAGCTGGGGGATCTGGGCTGAGGCCGGAATAGACAGCAAACCAAACAAGACAGTAGATACTCACCTATCGTGAGCGTGTACTGTCTTGTTTGCGTGTGAAGAGATAGATCGCATTATCCTCAGAGGGCGGCACAAGCAGGCGGGATAATTCCTCATTCAGCTCCATGCTGAAATGCTTAGCCTTATCATACGCGTCGAAGTCACCGGTGATCGCCGGGTCTCTTGTGCCGATTACAATATACAATTCTACAGATTCCGTATTAAAAACATGCTTCTCATACGGGTTGCCGGGCACCGGCCAGGAACAAAGCACAACCTTAGGAGCGTATTTGCTCAGAGCGGCTTTGGCATCGGCTTTTTCCACAAAATCCGGGTAGGTGATATAATGCGCCCAGCTATAATCATCGGTTGCCCGGCAGGCTGTGCCGTTATCGTTAAGGAATCTCGTCAAGGTACCGTCACCCGCACCAATCTCCAGGCACTCCTTATCCCCGATCAGAGCGGACAGGCGCTTGATTAACGAACGGGAATAGAAGCAATAGATCCCTTGTTTATTGACAAGCGGCATCAGCATCCGGGGGCGGATAATCAGCTTCCAGCATACCCGGAACAGAGGGAGCGATACGGGCTTGCGTACAAGCTTTTCCTTGAACAGGAGCTTCTGCAGAATATAACCGTCCCAGAGATTGAACCGGACAGGCCCGGAGGCTGATTCGGCTGACACCGCTAATTGCAGCTGTTCGATCAGATAAATGGCAAAGCGGGCTTTAATAATATTAGGAAGAAAAGCGTTAATGGTGGTTTGATTAAAGCCGCTTTTGACAATTTTGCTCTTCGCTATTTTGGCGCTGCTTGTATAGCTGGCGAGCAAATTATGGATCAGGTTGGCGCGCTTTTGGCTCGATAGGGCATTGATCTCAAGCAGCACTTCTTCCTTGTACTCCGGATATTCTGACAAAAGCGTGCGGGTATCGGTCTCATTCCTCAGAATTTGCTCGGCGGCCGTCTTGCTGAAGGTTAGCGCTCTCAGGTCCCGGCTCAAATGACAATACCCTCGCAGTGATCCACCTCATGCTGGATAACCTGCGCCGTAAATCCGGTAAAGCTATCCCGGTGCTTCTTGAAATTATAATCGAGGTACTCTACCTCAATATAGTCGTATCGTTTCGCCGGGCGTACGCCTTCGAGCGACAGGCAGCCTTCCTCAGTGTCATAAGGACGGGCACGCTTGACGATCACCGGATTGATCATCGAAAGGGTCAGCTGCTGCTCGACGCGGATGGCAATGATGCGTTTATTGATGCCAATCATGTCCGCAGCCATGCCGACGCACCGGTCGGAGTTGGCGTTCAGGGTCTCCACAAGATCCATTAACACGGGCAGATCCTTTTCCGTAGCCGGAGCAGACTTCTGGCTTAGAAGCGATATATCTTTACTGATAGGTCTAATCATCATACTCTCCAATTATGCTGTATTTGTGTGTCCATAATATCATTTTTGGCGGGGAAGTGAAATGCGGGAGTGCGGGAAGTTCTGCTTAAGATAAAGATTGACGAACCGGAGGAAGCTTGATTATAATGTTAATATAAGTGTTAAATGATTAACAAATATATTAATCTAAAGAGGAGCGTTAACTTCCCATGGCAGAACGCATTGTACTGAACACCGACATCCGCAA
This genomic interval from Paenibacillus sp. FSL H8-0332 contains the following:
- a CDS encoding RluA family pseudouridine synthase produces the protein MTSYYPPISYIVPPSEDGWLLKTILQKRMEVSRKLLSRLKMTDLGITLNGERVYISVKVNSGDQVQIRMEEETSEDILPQPIPFEILYEDGHLLVVSKAAGMIVHPTHGHYTETLANGVVHYWAEKGERVRFRPVHRLDQETSGVLVIAKNPYSHQHISEQMIAGTVDKRYTAFVHGVPALPSGDIDGPIDRDPLEPHRRIVTPDGYPSLTRYEVKEVYGSAASRVELKLESGRTHQIRVHMGSVGCPLIGDGMYSHPLYGQAAGSRAEAAAPGGERRAGESAVTVGGEKQQVKELAVTADGAALSPDDAARLAQIAELDAAIPRQALHAVRLAFRHPVTHAELVFEAPLPPDMALLQEKLRQSAR
- a CDS encoding peptide deformylase; this encodes MMIRPISKDISLLSQKSAPATEKDLPVLMDLVETLNANSDRCVGMAADMIGINKRIIAIRVEQQLTLSMINPVIVKRARPYDTEEGCLSLEGVRPAKRYDYIEVEYLDYNFKKHRDSFTGFTAQVIQHEVDHCEGIVI
- a CDS encoding arsenate reductase family protein — encoded protein: MSDLKVYQYPKCSTCRSAVKWLKEAGHELELQHIAEQPPTVEELRELVKHSGLPLKKFFNTSGEVYRELGLKDKLADLSEDEQLALLSAHGMLIKRPVVTDGKKVTVGYKEDQYAEAWSNA
- a CDS encoding 5'-3' exonuclease H3TH domain-containing protein → MSTATEMKGRVMIVDGMALLFRAFYATSYGGYIRKTRAGLPTNAVYGFLQYFFDAVSTFEPSHVVCCWDMGKGTFRSEKYDGYKANRIDAPLELIPQFDLVKEVVAELGVPNIGLVGYEADDCIGTLASCYSGESEVYILTGDHDMLQLVNDSVKVVIMKKGRSNYKLYDPAELLAERGLTPAQVIDLKGFMGDTSDNYPGVKGIGEKTATKLLTEYGTVEGVIENLHLLPKGVRAKIEADLDMLHLSRELAEIRCDVPVVCELAECLWELQRDTAARKFQELEFGSLMHLIGGIAEVRDDRGIVQIELGDLG